From the Gammaproteobacteria bacterium genome, the window GCCGCCCCCGCGTTTGCCAGCCTGCCGGTGGGCTCGAGAGCGCCACAGTTCACCGCCGAAGCCACGCTGGGCGGCAAGGTGTACAGCTTCTCGCTGGCGAACGCCCTGAAGAAAGGCCCGGTGGTGCTGTATTTCTATCCGGCGGCTTTCACCAAAGGCTGCACCATCGAGGCGCACGACTTCGCCGCGGCCATCGGCAAATACCAGGCGCTGGATGCCACGGTCATCGGCGTGTCGCACGACCAGGTGGCGGTGCTGCAGAAGTTCTCGGTGAGCGCGTGCCGCAGCAAGTTTCCCGTGGCCGCCGACACCGACCACAGGATCATGCGCGCCTATGATGCGGTGCTGCCGCAGGATTCCGAGTACGCCAACCGCACCTCGTACGTGATCGTGCCGGACGGCACCATCATCTACACCTACACCAACCTCAATCCCGACCAGCACGTCGCCAACACGCTCGCGGCACTGCGGGATTGGAAAGCCACGCATAAATAACCTTGCCGTCCCCGGTTCATGATCGCGTTGATTATGAACCGGGTATGGGGACAGCCGGCAACGCGGCCGGTCAGCCAGCTGCGGCTGGTACAATGCGCCTTTTCCAAGCACAACTCATGGCGCGGCGCGTACTCTACGGCGTGTATCACTGGGGACTGGGCCACGCGACGCGCAGCCTGGTGCTGATTCGCGCGCTGGTCGCGCGCGGCGATCAGGTCACCATACTTATGCAGCCGGGTGCGGGCATGCAGTTGCTGCAAGCGGAACTGGGCGACCGGGTCGAGTATTTTCCATTCCGCGATACGCCCGCGCCCTTCAGCCGCTATCCGGCGGTGTTCTACATACGCATGAGCCTGTCCATGCCCTGGGTGGTCGCGGGTTACCGGCGCGAGCAGCGCGTGACCGAACGGCTGGTCAAAGAGCGGCATTTCGATTGCGTGGTCTCCGACAGCCGCATCGGCGTGTGGTCACGCGCGGTGCCAAGCTACGTGATTTTCCATTCCATTCACCAGATTATCCCCGGTCGCATCCGCTGGATGGAGCATCTCGTCGAATGGAGCCAGCACCGGCTGCTGCGCGGGTTTACCAAAGTCCTGATTCCGGATGTGGAAGCGGACGGCGGGCTGTCGGGCGACCTCGGCCACTATCCGTATTTCAACTGGGGCACGGACCGCCTCGCCTACATCGGGCCACTGTCCGACGTACGCCGCCCGGAATTTGCCGAGGACCTGGATTATTTCTTCTCGGTGTCCGGCATCGAGCCGCAGCGCAGCCTGTTCGCCGAGCGCGTGCTGGCGGCCGTGCCGCGCCTTGAGGGACGTATCGTGGTAACGCTGGGCGACCCCGCGCGCATGGATGAAGTACGCCAAATAGGCGCGACCACGGTTTATGGTTATCTGGATCGCGCGCGCCAGGCGGAGATGCTGAATCGCGCGCGCGTGGTCATCACGCGCTCCGGTTACACCACGCTCATGGAACTGGCCGAACTCGGCAAGCGTGCGTTATTCGTGCCCACGCCCGGGCAGAGTGAGCAGGAGTACCTGGCGCGCTTCCATCACCGGCGCGGCCACGTGTATTCCACCACGCAGAAAAAGCTCGACATCGTGCGCGATCTGCCGCGTGCAACGGCCGCGAGCGGCTTGCCGCGCATCGACACGCAGCACACCGTGGAACGGTTTCTGCAGATTATTGGATAACAACCTCAGGCGATGCGGGTGGCGCCGGTCGGACGGATGCTGCGCCACAACACCAGCACCACCGGCAGATTGATCAGCCACATGGCTCCGGTCCACACCAGGCGAAAGCCCAGCATCATGGCCAAGCCGTCGGTGTAGTTGATGCCCCACTCGTGCGCGGCCAGCATGCCCAGCACCTCCACGGTGCCGATCTGGGTGAACAGGCCGGCGCCGAGCAGCACGCTGGCCAGCGCGAATCCGTAAATGCTGGCGGCGGTCACGAAACCGAGCGCGGGCAGGCCCATGCCGCGCGCCACGAAAAAGAACGCCGCCAGCAGTGCAAACAGGTAAATGGCGGCGATCAGCAGGTTGCCGGCAAGAATCCGCGGGTTTGACAGGCGGCGCAGGCCGAAGAGCAGTTCCACGCTTTCCTGCAACATGCGGCGCAGCAACGGATGCGTGATGCGCTGCAGGTGGCGATGCGCGTGATGCACGTACAGCACGAACACGCCGAGCACTAGCGCGAACACGATCAGCGCCAGGATCACCGCCAGGCGCAGTTGCGGCCAGCCGCGCACGCCGATGACCGCGAGCAGCAGCAGTACCACCGCAATCTCGGTGAGCAGCATCACCACCGTGGCGGCGGCGCTGCGCCCGATGCGGATGCGCGCCGAGGCGGACAGAATCCAGTTCTGGGCGAACAGGCCGAACGGCAGGGTGAGTGTGAGTTCACCCACCGAGAACGCCAGTGCGAACGGCCCGAAGCCCGGGCGCACCGCCAGATTGGCGAGCAGCAGGTGCAGTTGCAGGGCCTTGAGCGCGACATACACGAAGGCGAAGCCCAGCGCAGCCAGCAACACGCTCAACGGAATCAGCTTGACGCGCTCCACCACCTCGCCGAGGTTGCCGAGTTTGAAGGCGAAGATCAGCAGCGCTGCGGCCAGAAGTACGGGCAGGATGAACGCCGGTTGGGCCGCGCGACGCAGCCAGGGGTGCAGGTTCATGGCCAAAGCCGGGCGGCGAAACCAGGCAGCAAATCACTGAAGCCGTTGGCAAAGTACGCCACGCGTTGCGCGGGAGTCCGCCAGCCGGCGCGCGAATTGCGCGGCCACAGGTTTTGCCAGCGTCCGCCTTCGAGCCGTACGAGGCGCTGTCGTCGCAGCCAGTGCAGGCGTTGTTGCGCGAGTGTTTCGCTTGTGCTGCCGGCAAGCAGCGGATCGATTTTCAGTCCAAGGCGGCCGAGCACCGCGAGCGCACGCTGCCACCAGTCGCAGAACTCCCGGGTACTGAAACTCTCCGGTCCGGCCGTCAGATAAGCCGCGAGCAGATGGCTGGGGTTCACGTTCAGCAGATCCAGGATGGCGGAGCGCACCGCCACCGAAAATGCGGCGTTGTGCGTAGTATCCGGAGCATTCTGCAATTCACCGACCTGCATGATCACTCTCAACTTGCCCGGGCCGAGCCCATCATAGCTGAGCGCCACGGGTAACAGCCGCGGCGGCACCGTGGTGAGTCCGCAAAGCAGACGCAGACCTGCGCGCACGCGGCCGAAACGGCCATCCGCGGAGATCACGCCTTCGGGTGAAAAATACAGCCGGTATCCGGCATCGAGCCGCGCGGCAAACCCGCGCAACTGTGCCGCGATCGTGGAGTGGAACTCGGGCGCGAGTTCTTGCAGTGCACTGCGTCGCAGGCGTCGCAGGCCCCAAAGTACGGGCCGCGTCGGCGGCCGGAGGTCGGAAAGCCGTGCGGGAAGCGCACCGCTCGCGGCGCTGAATTCTCGCTGGCCGCGCGCGTTCAGCACCGCAGCGGGATCGCAATCACCGAGGCCGGCCGCGACCGCCGCTTCCAGGGTTTCCGCCGCACTGAACTCGCGTACCCGGCGTATCGGCTCGGTGCGCAGGATTGCGAAGAACCCGCGCAATGGAATCCGGCCGAGCAGTTGCGGCAGCGGCGGCGGCCAGCCGGATATGTACTCGGAGAGAAAGCCGCAGCGAAACAAATCCTCGCGCGCCGCGAAGTGCGTCAACGGCCGGGTGAAACGCAGGCCGCGGCGCTGGCACAGCCCGGTGCCGACGATGGGCGCATCGGCGTCGCGCTGGTGGTTGGAAATCACCACGGTCCCGGGTGGCAGGCGAAAGTCCGGCGGGAGCTGCACCTCGCGGTGATACGTGCTGATGACCGTGAAATCGAAACCGCATTGGAACAGCCAAGCGAGCCAGGGGTGGCGATGTTGTTCGGCGTCGGGGACCCCGCGGAACGTCATGCTGAGTTTTCCCTCGAGCTTTCGGATCTTGGACGCGCGCTCAGTTGGCGCGGCGCGGATAACGGCGCTGCTTCCACACGCTGCGCGTGCCCAGCCAGGCGCGCAACGCCGAATACCAGGTGGCAGCGAGAAACACCGTGGCCGTCAGCGGCAGGCCCACGGCGGCTAGTGGGTTGCGCCGATAATATAAGAGAGTCGGCAGATAACTGAACAACATCAACAGCAGCGCCGCCAGCCCCAGCCAGCGCGTCACGCCAGCAAATGCCAATCCCGCCGGCGGTACCCAGAATACCAGCAGCATGCCGGCGGTGGTGCCGAGCAGCAGCCATGGCGATTCGTGCAACTGCACATAGGCGCTGCGCGCAATCATGCCGACGATCCCGGCCAGGTCCTGTTGCCGCAGGCTGCGCGCGCCGTGCGTCAGGCCGAGATAACAGCGCTGGCCGGCGCGTTTGACGTGCGCCGCGAGCGTGCAGTCATCGATGATGGCATCGCGCCAGGCGGTGAAACCGCCGGCATCCAGCAGCACCTGGCGGTTTATTAAAATCACGCCGCCCGCGGCCGCGGCCACGCGACTGCCGCGACGGTTGGCAAGCGCGAACGGATACAGCAGCTTGAAGAAATACACGAAGGCCGGCAACAGCCAGCGTGCGGCCGCGCCCTCAAAACGCGGCGCCGCGAGCACCGAGACCAGGGCGTAACCCTCGTCCGCCTTGCGCTGCAGCGCGGCGAGCATGCCGGGCGCGAGCTCGATGTCGGCATCCAGCAGCAGCACGCGCGCGGTCCTGACCTCGGCGAGACCCTGTTCCAGCGCCCAGAGCTTCCCCGTCCAGCCGGCCGGCGGCGGACTGCCCGGCACGAGTGTGAGATTGCGCAGGCCGGCGGCACGCGCCAGCTCCGCGGTAGCGTCGCTCGATTCGTCGTCTATCAATATTACTTGCGCGTCGGGCGCGGTGTCGCGCAGCGCGGCCAGCGCCCGTCCGATGGTGTCGGCTTCATTGCGTGCCGGAATCAGCACGCTGAAATCGGGATGCAGGGGAACCGCACCCGGCTCGGGTTCCAGCCGTTCGCGGCAGCGCCATGGCTGCCACGGCGCAAGCCATAGCAGTATCCACAGCAGCAGTGACAGGGCGGCAAGAATCAGCACGCGCGGCATTCAGGCGGCGCGCGACGCGCGCTAATCAGTGTTGCGTCTGCGAGGCGGGTTGCGGTGCGCGCGCCGGAGCCCGCGGCGGGACCGGCGGATATTGCATGGGCGGATCCGGGGCAAACGGCCCGGTGAGTTTCGGTCCGCGCATGCGCACCCACAGGGCCTTCAGCGGATGCAGGAACGCATCGTCGGCGGCGGTGCCTTCGAAGCCGCAGTGCGCCATGCAGTTGGCGCATTTGGGATTGCGCCCGACGCCGTAATGATCCCAGTCGGTGTTGTCGATCAAATCCTTGAAGGTCGGCACGTAGCCTTCGTCCACCAGCAGGTAGCAGGGCTTCTGCCAGCCGAACACGTTGCGGCACGGCATGCTCCACGCGCTGCACTGGTAGCCCTGGTTGCCGCACACGAAGTCGATGAACAGGCTGGATTGCGACAGTGCCCACTTGCGGCGGTTCTGCTTCCGGTTGGTGAAGATCTTGCGCATCAATTCCTTGGACTGGCGCCGGCCCATGAACACGTCCTGGCGCGGCGCGTGCTCGTAGGCGAAGCCCGGCGAGAAGGTGATGCCGTCGACCTTGAGATCTTCGGTGGCAAAGCTGAAGAATTCCGCCACTTCGTCGGGTTTGGCAGTGGTGAACAGCGTGGTGTTGATGTTGACGCGGAAACCGCGGCGCTTGGCTGCGCGAATGGCGGAGGTGGCGACGTCGAACACACCCGCGCGCGCTACGCTTTCGTCGTGGCGTGCGCGCAGGCCGTCGAGATGCACCGAGAACGTGAGTTGCGGGGACGGCGTGAACAGGTCGAGTTTCTTTTCCAGCAGGATCGCGTTGGTGCAGAGGTACACGTACTTGCCGCGCGCGATGAAGCCCGCGACGATCTCCTGGATGTCCTTGTGAATCAGCGGCTCGCCGCCGGCCAGCGACACCATGGGCGCACCGCACTCGTCCACCGCGTGCATGCATTCCTCGACCGACAGGCGTTGCTTGAGGATGTGCGATTCGTAGTCGATCTTGCCGCAGCCGGGGCATTCGAGGTTGCACTGGAACAGCGGCTCCAGCATGAGCGTCAGCGGGTAACGTTTTACGCCGTGCAGCTTCCGGTTGATGATGTAGGACGCGACCTTGAGTTGCTGGCGTACGGGAATGGACATGGTAATCAGCCTCTGGCTTTTATTTTGTGGTTGCTCAGTTCCTGTGGGGGCAGGAATTTCACGCGCTCCGCCGGCCCTTCCATCTTGCGTACCTCGGCGTGGCCCCAGGCGGCGAGTGTTGCCAACACTTCACTGACCAGTGCTTCAGGCGTCGAGGCGCCGGCCGTGACGCCCACGCGATCATCGGCTTTGAACCAGGCACGCTCCAGTTCCTTGGCATCCTGCACCAGGTAGGAGCGCAGGCCGGCCTGTTCGCCGACCTCGCGCAACCGGTTGGAGTTCGAGCTGTTGCGCGCACCCACCACCACGATCACATCGGCGTTCTTGGCGAGTTCGCGCACTGCGTTCTGGCGGTTTTGGGTCGCATAGCAGATATCCTTGGTCTCCGGACCGCGGATGCCAGGAAAACGCTGCTTGAGCGCGGTGATGACGCGCAGCGTGTCGTCCACCGAGAGCGTGGTCTGCGTGACGTAGGCGACGTGTTCGGGATCGCGCACCTTGAGCGCCGCGACTTCCTCGGGTTCGGAGATCACATGCACCGGGCCGCTGATCCGGCCGCGCGTGCCCTCGACTTCCGGATGTCCCGGATGGCCGACGATGATGAGTTCGTAACCGGACTGCTCGTATTTCTGCGCCTGTACGTGCACCTTGGCTACCAGCGGGCAGGTGGCATCGATCACTTTCAGGCCGCGCTCGCGCGCTTCCTGCACGCGCCGGTCGGAAACGCCGTGCGCGCTGAAGATCGTGACCGCACCCTTGGGCACGTCCGCGAGGTTCTCGGTAAAGATCGCGCCCTTGCCGCGCAAGTCGTTGACCACGTGCTGGTTGTGCACGATCTCATGCAGTACATATACCGGCGGGCCGAATATCTTGAGCGCCTGCTCGACCACGTCAATGGCACGCGTCACCCCGGCACAGAAGCCACGGGGCTGGGCGAGTAGTACTTGCATGGGCTGGTTCTCCGCGCTGTCGAAAATGTCTGACGGATCAGCGCCGCAGACACCGACACGTGCACGAAGTATAACACCGGCATCACGACGCGCGTTAAACTGTAGCGCCCGTTGCGTGGCCAAGGAGCGCTAAATGCCTGAACGTGTGGCGATTACCGGCGCTACCGGCTTTGTCGGATCCGCGGTCACGCGCGCGTTTCTCAATGCGGGCTACGCAGTGCGTGTGCTGGTACGCAACTCATCGCCACGTGCGCTGCTCGCCGGACTGGACGTTGAAATCGCGGATGCCGATCTGAATGTGCCGCAGACTTTGAGTCCGGCGCTCGCGGGCTGTGCAGGCCTGGTGCACGTCGCAGCCGATTACCGCCTGTTCGTGACCGATCCCGCGTCGCTTTACCGCGTGAACGTGGACGGCACGCGTGCGCTCATGCAGGCGGCGCTGATGCACGGCGTGCGCCGCGTGGTTTACACCTCAAGCGTGGCTGCGCTCGGCCACCGCGCGGACGCAGCGCCCGCCGACGAGGACACGCCCGCGACGCTCGCCGACATGATCGGCCATTACAAGCGCTCCAAATTCCTGGCCGAAGCGGAGGTGTCGCGACTCGCGGCGGAGTCGGGTCTGCCCGCGGTGATCGTCAATCCCTCGGCGCCGGTGGGACCGCGCGACCTCAAGCCCACGCCCACCGGGCGCATGGTGCTGGAAGCGGCACGCGGGCGCATGCCGGCGTATCTCGACACCGGCTTGAACATCGTGCACGTGGACGACGTGGCGCTCGGCCATCTGTACGCGTATCAACGCGGCCAGGCCGGGCGACGCTACATCCTGGGCGGAGAAAATCTGTCGCTCAGGGATATATTCACCGCGCTCGCGCAGCTTGCCGGCGTGCGTGCGCCGCTCATCAAGCTCGCGCCCGGACTGCTCATGCCGCT encodes:
- a CDS encoding glycosyltransferase; this translates as MLILAALSLLLWILLWLAPWQPWRCRERLEPEPGAVPLHPDFSVLIPARNEADTIGRALAALRDTAPDAQVILIDDESSDATAELARAAGLRNLTLVPGSPPPAGWTGKLWALEQGLAEVRTARVLLLDADIELAPGMLAALQRKADEGYALVSVLAAPRFEGAAARWLLPAFVYFFKLLYPFALANRRGSRVAAAAGGVILINRQVLLDAGGFTAWRDAIIDDCTLAAHVKRAGQRCYLGLTHGARSLRQQDLAGIVGMIARSAYVQLHESPWLLLGTTAGMLLVFWVPPAGLAFAGVTRWLGLAALLLMLFSYLPTLLYYRRNPLAAVGLPLTATVFLAATWYSALRAWLGTRSVWKQRRYPRRAN
- the hpnH gene encoding adenosyl-hopene transferase HpnH, whose translation is MSIPVRQQLKVASYIINRKLHGVKRYPLTLMLEPLFQCNLECPGCGKIDYESHILKQRLSVEECMHAVDECGAPMVSLAGGEPLIHKDIQEIVAGFIARGKYVYLCTNAILLEKKLDLFTPSPQLTFSVHLDGLRARHDESVARAGVFDVATSAIRAAKRRGFRVNINTTLFTTAKPDEVAEFFSFATEDLKVDGITFSPGFAYEHAPRQDVFMGRRQSKELMRKIFTNRKQNRRKWALSQSSLFIDFVCGNQGYQCSAWSMPCRNVFGWQKPCYLLVDEGYVPTFKDLIDNTDWDHYGVGRNPKCANCMAHCGFEGTAADDAFLHPLKALWVRMRGPKLTGPFAPDPPMQYPPVPPRAPARAPQPASQTQH
- the hpnA gene encoding hopanoid-associated sugar epimerase, whose translation is MPERVAITGATGFVGSAVTRAFLNAGYAVRVLVRNSSPRALLAGLDVEIADADLNVPQTLSPALAGCAGLVHVAADYRLFVTDPASLYRVNVDGTRALMQAALMHGVRRVVYTSSVAALGHRADAAPADEDTPATLADMIGHYKRSKFLAEAEVSRLAAESGLPAVIVNPSAPVGPRDLKPTPTGRMVLEAARGRMPAYLDTGLNIVHVDDVALGHLYAYQRGQAGRRYILGGENLSLRDIFTALAQLAGVRAPLIKLAPGLLMPLAGLAEIVARITASTPRLTRDELHMARYPMYYSSARAERELDYSHRPAAAAFRDALAWYAEHGDFQPRPGHGKLSQAQSGTSPR
- a CDS encoding glycosyltransferase, with amino-acid sequence MRLFQAQLMARRVLYGVYHWGLGHATRSLVLIRALVARGDQVTILMQPGAGMQLLQAELGDRVEYFPFRDTPAPFSRYPAVFYIRMSLSMPWVVAGYRREQRVTERLVKERHFDCVVSDSRIGVWSRAVPSYVIFHSIHQIIPGRIRWMEHLVEWSQHRLLRGFTKVLIPDVEADGGLSGDLGHYPYFNWGTDRLAYIGPLSDVRRPEFAEDLDYFFSVSGIEPQRSLFAERVLAAVPRLEGRIVVTLGDPARMDEVRQIGATTVYGYLDRARQAEMLNRARVVITRSGYTTLMELAELGKRALFVPTPGQSEQEYLARFHHRRGHVYSTTQKKLDIVRDLPRATAASGLPRIDTQHTVERFLQIIG
- the ispH gene encoding 4-hydroxy-3-methylbut-2-enyl diphosphate reductase; this encodes MQVLLAQPRGFCAGVTRAIDVVEQALKIFGPPVYVLHEIVHNQHVVNDLRGKGAIFTENLADVPKGAVTIFSAHGVSDRRVQEARERGLKVIDATCPLVAKVHVQAQKYEQSGYELIIVGHPGHPEVEGTRGRISGPVHVISEPEEVAALKVRDPEHVAYVTQTTLSVDDTLRVITALKQRFPGIRGPETKDICYATQNRQNAVRELAKNADVIVVVGARNSSNSNRLREVGEQAGLRSYLVQDAKELERAWFKADDRVGVTAGASTPEALVSEVLATLAAWGHAEVRKMEGPAERVKFLPPQELSNHKIKARG
- a CDS encoding peroxiredoxin; the protein is MKRLLVIAVLTGAAAAPAFASLPVGSRAPQFTAEATLGGKVYSFSLANALKKGPVVLYFYPAAFTKGCTIEAHDFAAAIGKYQALDATVIGVSHDQVAVLQKFSVSACRSKFPVAADTDHRIMRAYDAVLPQDSEYANRTSYVIVPDGTIIYTYTNLNPDQHVANTLAALRDWKATHK
- a CDS encoding lysylphosphatidylglycerol synthase domain-containing protein, coding for MNLHPWLRRAAQPAFILPVLLAAALLIFAFKLGNLGEVVERVKLIPLSVLLAALGFAFVYVALKALQLHLLLANLAVRPGFGPFALAFSVGELTLTLPFGLFAQNWILSASARIRIGRSAAATVVMLLTEIAVVLLLLAVIGVRGWPQLRLAVILALIVFALVLGVFVLYVHHAHRHLQRITHPLLRRMLQESVELLFGLRRLSNPRILAGNLLIAAIYLFALLAAFFFVARGMGLPALGFVTAASIYGFALASVLLGAGLFTQIGTVEVLGMLAAHEWGINYTDGLAMMLGFRLVWTGAMWLINLPVVLVLWRSIRPTGATRIA